The genomic stretch TCTGCGTTATTCTTGCGGGCAAACTCAGATATTCCCAACGAATCCTAATGGATTCTATACTGATGCATCTACCGCTCCGTTATTTTATGACCTCTATATGCGGCCCGGTGCTATTTATTGGACAGAGGATGTTACTGGAACAGGAACATGGGGAACGACTGTAGGTTGGGATATTAATTATTTTACATTTGACTTTAACAGAATATATGAGGCTAATGTGTTTAATGGAAATAACAGTGACGCCTGCTTCATCCGTTGCGTAGAAGATCCAAATTAGTTTCTTTTTAGGCAAATATAAACAGGACAATCGATCCAAAGTTGCTGGAACTTGGATTCGATTGTCCTGTATGTTGTTCATGTACGTGCGTGAATGTTTGCAAATATTTCTGGTGACGCTCTTCTCTTAAAGTTTCATTTTCTGCTGCCACTGCTACCACCCTATGTGTAGGGTGTTCTTGAAAACTACCGGGATTAACGATGCAGCACATTTACAATTTCCACCACATACATCTTGTGAAAACCACCGTGCGATTCCCCGTACCATCGGTCTGTAATGCTCTTGTCGATAAAGTTTCTGGGCTTGATCAGGTCGGCATACAATTTCTTGCATTCAAAAGTCAGCCGCGCCTGCTCAAAAATAATGCTCCCGTTCTCGGTGAACAAGGGAGATAGTCCTGTCGCTTTTACTTTATCCATGTCACGTCCCGATTTGGAACCGCATATTTTATGCACTTCTTTATGCTCTTTACCTAGAAAAGAGAGAGTGAGATAGTCATTCTGCTCTATAAAGTCGAATGTATAACGCTCGGGGCGGATAAAGATAAAGGCTACCGGACGGTTCCATAGAAATCCTGCACCTCCCCAGTTTGCCGTCATGGTGTTGAATTTGTCTTTGGTACCGGCGGTTACCAACATCCATTCCTTGCTGATTGTCTCAAACAGATTGTCAGTCAGTTCGTTTACTTTTATTTCTTTCATTGTTTCCGTATTTTTAGCTAGTACAAAGATATAATTTTTTTCTTTTACTGTTTCAGATTAAATTTGCTAATTATTATCTTTGCGAGAAATATTAATTTAAAAAAAGAAAGGACGATACAGTGGCAAATGATGTAGTTTTAACCCCGATGATGAAGCAGTTTTTTGAGTTGAAAGCAAAGCATCCCGATGCGATTATGCTATTCAGGTGCGGGGATTTTTATGAAACTTATTCAGAAGACGCTATTGTTGCCTCAGAGATTTTGGGTATTACGCTGACCAAGCGGGCCAATGGACAGGCAAAGAGCGTAGAAATGGCCGGCTTTCCTTTCCATGCATTGGACACGTATTTGCCCAAGCTGGTACGTGCCGGTAAGCGGGTGGCCATTTGTGACCAATTGGAAGATCCCAAGATGACTAAGAAATTGGTGAAGCGCGGTATCACCGAATTGGTGACCCCGGGTGTAGCCATCAATGACAATGTTCTTTCTTACAAAGAAAATAATTTTCTGGCTGCCGTTCATTTTGGGAAAGCTAGTTGTGGTGTGGCCTTCCTTGATATCTCTACCGGTGAATTCCTTACCGCAGAGGGGCCTTTTGACTATATAGACAAGTTATTAAATAATTTCGCCCCCAAAGAGGTGCTTTTCGAACGTGGTAAACGGGGGATGTTTGAAGGAAATTTCGGAAGCAAGTTTTTTACTTTTGAGTTGGATGACTGGGTGTTTAATGAAAGTTCCTCGCGCGA from Phocaeicola dorei encodes the following:
- a CDS encoding flavin reductase family protein, with the protein product MKEIKVNELTDNLFETISKEWMLVTAGTKDKFNTMTANWGGAGFLWNRPVAFIFIRPERYTFDFIEQNDYLTLSFLGKEHKEVHKICGSKSGRDMDKVKATGLSPLFTENGSIIFEQARLTFECKKLYADLIKPRNFIDKSITDRWYGESHGGFHKMYVVEIVNVLHR